From the Perca fluviatilis chromosome 11, GENO_Pfluv_1.0, whole genome shotgun sequence genome, the window AGGCTAAGACGTCGTGCCCACCTGGTCTTGACACATTAGTTCGATCTTCTCCTCGGCTAGCATTGCCatgtcctcctccttctcctgctCCCCCGGCTTATCGTTGGTTGAGGAGCTGGTGGTCTGCCGAAATCGTTCAGGTTGATGATCTTCTTCGCGTTAATCAGCTCTAATCAAATATCAGTACAGAAAAAAGGAGAGACAATGCATGCAAATCAGTCACATCAAATAATGAGGCGCAAACTGTTAGTGCACATGCTGTATCGTAGAGTGACTTAGCCTTTCAAGTCTAAATTCGGATTTTTAGTAGTAAAAGCACTGTTGGAAATAACATTATGggtggctgaattccatttagttGTTCCAGTTTTAGGATCCTGATGTAGTGCATgctaaggccggctacacactggctgcgtggcgtgtccgtttttatttcggctcccatgttaacaggttagagcttacacactgccttcgtgacacgcacgtctcacaCGCAAGCATGTTGGAAGCTTTTCCAGGCAaaacagaataggaaaagatgtttatatcatttagacacaaatacatattaataaatgacattttgatgtttgaaagtctctaggttgacataaatgcagatatgaatgtaatttaataaaaaaaaaaatttgattttcaaatatcaatacaatacaaaacgaaatattctgtagcctattttgtcGTTAATACTgcagacgttgtctttgctgtaatcaaatcagtatatatatttatgtttaacatgaagtatactactgctcgAGTGCAGTAAATCactgggaaacatacatgtgtccagacaaggctagcagcagcagcgccgcgtcagacataGAAacatccacgcagctgacacgcaacagagacgccacgctcacgccacgcagacagtgtgtagccggccggCTCCCACTACAGATAGTACCCACAGCATTCTCGGCTTATCGCCATAGCACTGCCATGTGAAACTCCTTTCATCGGCAACCAAAGGAACGTCTGCACTTTGTTTGCAGggctgccatttaaaaaaaaatctggggcgagtgaataaaaaaaaaaaaaaaaaacacttgctaTTGACGGTAGCTTTAGCTATTTAAAAACTGCAGGTTAGTGCAGGATGTCCCGTGTCGCGCTAGTGACGATTAtctctgaccaatcagcggTCTGCAAGTGACCGTGAGTTCGGAACCACCAGTGTCCCACTGGCAAAAATTTATTTTGTTGGCTTCTCTGAATAAAAGAGCTATAGCCACATACCAACATGTATATGGTGCACACGCGCATACAAAGTCACGAGTCTccaaatttttatttatagtctATTTAACCTGTAATCCTGATggctttgttttatttgattacattttaagTCAAATACAGATGGAAACATGATTGTACTCACATCTACAGTTATATCAATAACCCACTGTGGAACCGTCTCGTTCAGCAGCATCGATTCAGTCTCTCCACCTGAATCCCTACATAGCAACCTGCAACACAGCACATTAGGAGTAATGCAGAGGTGCAGTAGTCAACGATCAACACTTCTGTTGAAGACAACTATAAACGGATGACACACGATGACATTACAGAGCACACTGCAGCTTTCCGAGTTAACATTTAACCTGTGCCGATAAGGATGTCAGTGGAACATTACCTAAATAGAGTTCTGCCTCCGGCTTCCCCAAAGATGACTGGCGTGTGTGGTGGCACTTGGAAATATCCATTTCCTTTCTGGACCCTGTTCTCCTGCTCTCCATTCACTGTGGGCACAAGAACACAATCCTACTGTAAGTCAAACTGAATGAGGCTTTGGAGACCCACCGCTCGCCGACAGCAAATGACGCCGGGCGTGCAGCTCGGTGGACACAACGACAAGTGGAACATTGAATACACACAGAGGTCTGGTTGATCAGTTTTCATAATGATTTGGCAGCGGATGGACAGTCGGGCCGCCTCCTTACCGTGGTTCACCTCGTTCTCTTCCTCGTCCATGGGGTTGATGCGAGTTCTGGGCCAGAACTCCAACAGAGCCTGAAGCAGCAGTCCACCCAGGTTCACTGAAGAGATGAAGGGGCAAAATTAAGTTAGCAGTCCTGCAATATAAAGTTAGCTTCAGTTCTGcattattttaacagttttatatATAAATGGGTGAACCAGGTCAGATATCTTACACTTTGGGTCGGATCCATCGGAGCTTGAAAACCCAGCGTCCTTTGCAGACACCCAGGCCGCGAAGCAGTCGCTCTCATCTAATGTGATAGTGAgcatctatttaaaaaaaaaaatgaatcagagCACACAACTATGAGACAACTAACCAGGGTAAGGGAAAAGTCGCAACTGCTGAGACAGATGAGAAGCTCTTGTATTGCCAGATTTGTGACTCACTCCAGTTTTCAGATCAACAGAGAACCAGTTTGGCACATAGACCATTTTGAAGCGCTTTTTAATCTCTTCATCGAACTCCACTTTCCCCAAGTCTTCACCCTTGCAAGCCTGAAGGTAAAAATATAGATAAAGTCAATTCAAACCACAGGTATCACCAGGAAGGAGTTCACACCAGGCTCATCAGGCTTTTATCTGTAACGATTCATTTCATGGGTAGAGGCTCATTAGGGCCACTGACCTTCAGGACATCCCAGAAAGCCACATTGTTGTTGGTATCTTTGGTGAGTATGTGTCTCTTGTCATTCAGAATGTGGCACTGTATGATACTGGCACCTCCTGCAAACGCAACACAGACTTTTACCCTCACGGAATGCCCAGGAGAAGTAAATAGAAAacactacgtttacaagctgtcaatttttgggttatggtcgggttaaggtcactatttgggtttctgaaacattcggaataacccgtttacatgcgtgagcagagagagttactcctgtatacatggaagttgtaatcaattggcaatatcccgatgtaaacggcgacgcacggttagcgtctggatgtACGGACAAACCCTGCTTTgcgtaacttttcggtcaccttcttataaatctcactatctcggtactttctgcagtcaacaaaagacatattcatggttttcaccacactaatgaagaaattggtttcctcctcgctccaaaagcgtggtgctgtgctgcgtctcgccatgtttacctctacttcttgtttacttctggTATACTGCGAGcaggttttctggcgcatacaagaagttcctctactcaaaagaccaagattccttgcgaatagaacatgcgcagaacacaaatcaatgttccttttgatggggatatgccgatacgcgtttacatgaccaaaatttcaggttagaaaaggggtaacccagggatcattttctgggtttttaaaaacaggaaatataACAGGAAATAAACAGGAGAATATTCGTGTTTTTGCcagtgtttacatggccgtgcgcgaccgggttattgctaatattccggttttgaacgggttattggctgcttgtaaacgtagtgaCTGTAGATAAATTAACATGTTTACCCTTGATGACTTGTTCTGGCTGAGTGCACAGTGGTGTCAGAGGGGTAGTGCAGTCATTGTCATACTCCCCTGATGACCGGAAGTTGTGCATTCCCTTTAGAgactgcacacgcacacacaaataattATCATTAGAGATTGTCCAGGATTTTTATAATCGCTTCCTAACTCTCCCTTGTAGCCATAGCAGCGATTAATGTAATGCAATTATCTTTTGTGCATCACCCACATCATCACAAAGCTGGTTTAAATTCTTTCACAAATTACAGGAGGATTACTACTGAATTAGGCGTGGCCACATGCACAAGTCTAGCTACACTGTATTCCACAGTTATGCTGACAGTCGACCACTGATCTCAGAGGTGTCACGCATGCTTACCCATTTATTAACGGATGACTTGGTGGTGGAGACCCAGATTGCTGGAGGTGGGTCAGCAGATCTGTCCAGCTCCATCTGAGCAAATGACAAAGACAGCAAAAGGTTGAATGACTCCAAATGGTTAGCTATGAGCACGGGAATGACTGAGACTGACAGAGCCATTATTCTTCTTTTTAAGAAATACATACATAGTGCAACCTTTCTTAAAATAAGAGCTGTCACTGCTAACTAagcacagaaaagaaaaagcattaACATGCTTTGAGGTTCACATGCAAATCATGCATGTGACATTCTTCTTAGGGTTTTTTTCTGGTTAAGACAGTGAGCAAAGTAAAATGTACTGTAATATGCATGCAATAGAAACACCAATCGCAggtcaaatgaaaaaaaaaaaaaagtactacaCCCAGTATTTACATCTACACTGCAAGCAGACACCAGGTGAAAGCAATGGTCAGCATTTGAGACAAGACCTGTTTTGctcaataataaacttttcaaaTGAAAAGTTAGAAAAATCCCAGaaaatgatttcattttaaacttgTCCATTAAATACTGTAGTGGGTCACAGAATTACACCATTACTGCACAACAGAAAATGTGATCCAGATTAAAGTGTACTGGCTTCTTACTTTGAGCACCGGAGCCTTCTCCTCACAGATGAGCACACGGATGTCTGGGTTACGTAGGTCAGTGCAGTAGATCTTTTTGTCTCTGCCTCCAGAGTAGACATGTGTAAAGGCCTCATTGACCTGCAGGGCCCAGACCCCTTCATCGTGCACCCGGTAGGTGGCGATGCACCTCTGCTGGCCGAGCGACCACAGGCGGATGGTGCCGTCTGAACTGCCCGACAGGCACTGTGGAGAAGGACAGCAGGTTTAGATTTTAAAGTTCCTCTGTTTAACAGCTGCCACCACTGTATAATTTAGATATCTTGACTCACTTGAGTGCCATCTCGATTCAGCAGCAACGACTTGACGTTGTCTGTGTGGCCTTTTAGCttcatcagttttgcacatgttCGAGGATCCCAAACTCTCAGAacctaaagaaagaaaaaaggagtgAGTGAAGATGGGCACCTTAtcactacatttacatgcacactagaAACAGATTACTGTGACTAAACATAGTAAGGCAACAGTTCAATTAAATAATTCACATGGTTTCAAAGTACTGAACACCTGTAATCCCGGTTGGTAAACTAATTAATGTCCACACAATATATCATACACATCTTATGAACATCTCAATAGAAAGGATGGGAAAATGGCAAGTGCAGTACATTCCAACCTAGTTTCAGGTTAATAATTGAATAAAAATTCCAGATAAGATGTTAGCATGACAGGTGAAATAATCAgggttttatttagtttcattGAACtaattgtgtgcatgtgtaacaCTGCTGGAAACCCAAACCTTTTCTGTGGATCCAGATACAATGACTGTGCCCATCTGGTTCATAGCCAGACTGTAGATAGAGTCCTTGTTCCCACTGAGAGATGAGGCTGTTGGACATGGATTATAGTGAGTTCACAAGTACGGAATATCTCCCAGAGAAACACATCAGCCATTACACAACAGTACAAATGCACAATACTCaaaagtacagtatgtattgGACAGAATTGGGCACAACtgtcacacagaaacaaacaatacTTACTGGTGACAGTGTTGTTGGAAGCAGTGAGTGCTGTTAGTGTGTTCACATCCCAAAGAAAGATCTGCCGATCCAGACCTGCTGATGCCACAAGCTCCTTGTCCTTAGCGTAGGCCAGAGCTTTCACATAGTCCTTGTGCGTTCGTAACGTTGACATACAGAAGCCTTTATGCGCGTTCCATACTTTGACTGTGGTGTCTGATGAGGCGGATATCACTGAAAATAGAAGACAGTGAATATGTGTCAGATCAGTCAGCCAGAATAGTAGAATAAAAATGCAGTGCTAAACAATGCCTCAACCCTAAATTAAAATAGCCACTAGTAATCACACTCACATGTTTTGCCATTGCAACAGAGAACTATGTCATTAACCCAGTCTGTGTGATGCTCCATCGAGGCAATGTATGGGTCCTGCTACaatgaaagagaaaataaattaagACACTTCGACTATTGagaatatgaaaataaatatgCATGTGACAACACTGCTGCCTAATCGCATTGAAAGTGTAATTTCAGAATATAGATTAAGAATCTAGGAAGCCCTACTTTATGCTGGTAGACACTCCATATCCGGATGATAGAGTCTCTTCCAGCAGTGAAGAGCCGGTTCAGCGCAGGGTCCAGCTGGAGTGCATTCACCCCATTTCGGTTGTACTTCTCCACCTCATCTCTAATGACATAGGACACCTGAAACACAAAGAGCAACGTGAGCACTAAAGGTCAGCCTCCTATCTCGACCACTTCTGACTTTTCCCACAACACACCCACTTCCTTGTGCACATTCCGATGCTTCAACGCGATAACGGTTGAGTTTCATGCTCTTGCACGTAAGGACATGCATGAGCTAAAGAAACATATAGGCAAGCTAAATTACACATATATTGGGAAATAACTGCCCATTGAGACATTTATGACAATGGACAAATTCAGTGCTTATATAGGGTGCTTTGATTTGGTAGCAATTTAATACACTGGCAGGGATGCACGACAGAAACACCGAGACACGTAGTTTCCCAGCAATTAGACCGAGCCCAGATACAGCTACCGTCAACACCGTAACAGCATAAACATGCAGCTAAGACAGAGCAAGACTCATTTGTGTTTATTGACGACCTAGGTAGTTAtgttataatgtatataacACGTACTTATATGATAATTGTTTACAAAAACATGTAATCATTTAGATGTCAGCGTGCGCAGAAGATGCTAACAACTAAcgtaagctaagctagctaggtTAGTCGTCTTGAGTCATGACTCATAACAGCAACACTGCCTTTTGCGGGCGGGTTTTGCTGTCCATCAAGTATCCGTGAAAAACTTTTTAAGGATAGATACTATAATGTTGCCGTTACCATACACTTAGCAATAACGCAACTATCATAATTTACCTGTACTTTTCTCCGCCCAGCAGCATTTTGCCTGTGATGCGTGGCCATCTTGCATGTTGACAGTCAATTCATGTGATGCTACATccggacaaaaaaaagaaaacatatgcACCTGAGCTTTATGGGTAATGTGGTTTTCACACTGTCTTCTCGTTTCACTGGAGGAAGGGCCTGGATACCAGAGACATGTTAATAAGAAGGCTTCTTAACACGGCATTAAGAGGTAGGCATCTGAATGGGGCCCCGAACTAAAAGGGCCCCTAAtggctatactatgatgtttcaTTGCATTGTAGCATATAGGCCTACTCTCAGATATCTTACAAAATACCATCATCATGGTGCTTCTTTTATCACCATCAGTGCTAAATTATGCCCCTGAAAAGCAAAGTCAGACACacgcaattacatttttttaatttattcagttcaattttatttatagtatcaaatcataacacgagttatctcgagacactttacagatagagttggtctagaccacactctatagtttacaaagccccaacaattacagtaattccctcaagagcaagcagtgcgacagtggcgaggaaaaactccctcttgggaggaaacctcggacagacccaggctcttggtaggaggtgtctgacggtgccggttggggatgtgatgaacagtggcaataatagtcacattaataatggaacagtgacttcaaatggtagtcgtagtagttcatgtcatatcagggcgctgcagggcgttacaggatgtagcgtggcccagcagagcatggatggacgtagcaggaagcagcagggttcagcaggacacagcatgacattgcagggcaccacagagctcagcagggagtgcagcaggaccacggcgacagctgcaaccaggatcttggtaccaacgttctccaaggaaatacgctgggggaaaaaacataaggactccggggagtaaactccccagaagctaggattagtaacaagcatttctgttacaggatgcacacaaatggtaatagaaagggagaggagagagcagctcagtgtgtcaaaggaaggaagtccccggcagtctagaactaaagcagcgtaactaagagagacaggtcataaggagaggtggcctgttcgggcttggaactctcccctgccggatcgggctgtgttggcctgcctccctctacttttgttatattattaatctgacaactatgaagagaagcaggtgggcctggttaggcggacgctgcaactcctcactccctaactataagctttatcaaataggagagttttaagttcattcttgaatgcggtgacagtttctgccccccgaacccagattgggagctggttccataggagaggagcctcataactgaaggctctggctcccattctacttttagagactctaggtaccacaagtaactctgcattctgggaccgcagtgctctagtgggacaacaa encodes:
- the LOC120568578 gene encoding WD repeat-containing protein 48, yielding MATHHRQNAAGRRKVQVSYVIRDEVEKYNRNGVNALQLDPALNRLFTAGRDSIIRIWSVYQHKQDPYIASMEHHTDWVNDIVLCCNGKTLISASSDTTVKVWNAHKGFCMSTLRTHKDYVKALAYAKDKELVASAGLDRQIFLWDVNTLTALTASNNTVTTSSLSGNKDSIYSLAMNQMGTVIVSGSTEKVLRVWDPRTCAKLMKLKGHTDNVKSLLLNRDGTQCLSGSSDGTIRLWSLGQQRCIATYRVHDEGVWALQVNEAFTHVYSGGRDKKIYCTDLRNPDIRVLICEEKAPVLKMELDRSADPPPAIWVSTTKSSVNKWSLKGMHNFRSSGEYDNDCTTPLTPLCTQPEQVIKGGASIIQCHILNDKRHILTKDTNNNVAFWDVLKACKGEDLGKVEFDEEIKKRFKMVYVPNWFSVDLKTGMLTITLDESDCFAAWVSAKDAGFSSSDGSDPKLNLGGLLLQALLEFWPRTRINPMDEEENEVNHVNGEQENRVQKGNGYFQVPPHTPVIFGEAGGRTLFRLLCRDSGGETESMLLNETVPQWVIDITVDVSTIMFPSVFDLKCNQIKQSHQDYRLNKDHQPERFRQTTSSSTNDKPGEQEKEEDMAMLAEEKIELMCQDQVLDPNMDLRTVKHFIWKSGGDLTLHYRQKST